One genomic segment of Hippoglossus hippoglossus isolate fHipHip1 chromosome 22, fHipHip1.pri, whole genome shotgun sequence includes these proteins:
- the tnika gene encoding TRAF2 and NCK interacting kinase a isoform X10 — translation MASDSPARSLDEIDLSALRDPAGIFELVELVGNGTYGQVYKGRHVKTGQLAAIKVMDVTGDEEEEIKAEINMLKKYSHHRNIATYYGAFIKKNPPGVDDQLWLVMEFCGAGSVTDLIKNTKGNSLKEEWTAYICREILRGLTHLHQHKVIHRDIKGQNVLLTENAEVKLVDFGVSAQLDRTVGRRNTFIGTPYWMAPEVIACDENPEATYDFKSDLWSLGITAIEMAEGAPPLCDMHPMRALFLIPRNPAPRLKSKKWSKKFQSFIESCLVKSHGQRPSTEQLLKHPFIRDLPNERQVRIQLKDHIDRTKKKRGERDETEYEYSGSEEEDEERDMGEPSSIINGPGESTLRRDFLRLQLANKERSEAQRRQQMEQQQNEEHKRLLLVERQKRIEEQKEQRRRLEEQQQRERELRKQHEREQRRRYEEMEQLRREEERRHAEREQEYKRKQIEEQRQAERLQRQLHQERAYLVSLQQQQQQQQQEGRQAEKKPLYHYKDVINPADKPAWAKEVEERSKLNRQSSPALQHKVSNRISDPSLPPRSESFSSGGMQPARTPPIHRSVEPQMAHLVPVKTHSSSMSGSQSLQEQTGSVLSEGVSVGSPRPEMPRQNSDPTSDTPGPQLRIAGRDERDRERDRDRDRERDRTAWLREEDMPPKVPQRTTSISPALVRKNSPNGGVGLGPRTGSQLIRASNPDLRRSELSLDAMLQRTSSNSSSSSSPSSQGGSAERRGQTKQEGSPPGANQEAKSKQEEGRESARPSRPASYKKAIDEEELDLSALAKELRELRVEEGSRPPVKVTDYSSSSDDSDSSDDDGQTVGHDGTVAVSDIPRIMPPVQSSGESYGGLTEDSLGDAYNSSKDGTLVMREAEERRRGGHTESNGFGNHSNHGNLPDLVQQSNSPSATPTSALQELSDMAEFGVGGSKASFTPFVDPRVYQTSPSDNDDENSATAMFENELMRQEQARLNEARKISVVNVNPTNIRPHSDTPEIRKYKKRFNSEILCAALWGVNLLVGTENGLMLLDRSGQGKVYNLITRRRFLQMDVLEGLNVLVTISGKKNKLRVYYLSWLRNRILHNDPEVEKKQGWITVGELEGCVHYKVVKYERIKFLVIALKNSVEIYAWAPKPYHKFMAFKSFTELQHRPQLVDLTVEEGQRLKVIYGSSVGFHVIDVDSGNPYDIYIPSHCAKRTKIQSQVTPHAIVVLPKTDGMEMLLCYEDEGVYVNTYGRITKDVVLQWGEMPTSVAYIHSNQIMGWGEKAIEIRSVETGHLDGVFMHKRAQRLKFLCERNDKVFFASVRSGGSSQVFFMTLNRSSMMNW, via the exons gGTCGCCATGTTAAGACCGGGCAGCTGGCAGCCATCAAGGTCATGGATGTCACCGGG gatgaggaagaggagattaAAGCGGAAATCAACATGCTGAAGAAATACAGTCACCATCGGAACATTGCCACCTACTATGGAGCGTTCATCAAGAAGAACCCTCCCGGCGTCGATGACCAGCTTTGG CTGGTCATGGAGTTCTGTGGAGCCGGATCCGTGACGGACCTGATCAAGAACACCAAGGGGAATTCTCTGAAAGAGGAGTGGACCGCTTACATCTGCAGAGAGATTCTCAGG GGTCTGACTCATCTCCACCAGCACAAGGTCATCCACCGAGACATCAAGGGGCAGAACGTCCTGCTGACGGAGAACGCAGAGGTCAAACTGG TGGACTTTGGTGTTTCGGCCCAGCTGGACAGGACGGTAGGTCGGAGAAACACATTTATCGGGACCCCGTATTGGATGGCGCCGGAGGTCATCGCTTGCGACGAGAACCCTGAAGCCACGTACGACTTCAAG AGTGATTTATGGTCCCTGGGAATCACGGCAATCGAGATGGCTGAGGGAGCACCAC CGCTGTGCGACATGCACCCAATGAGAGCCCTCTTCCTCATCCCACGCAACCCTGCGCCCAGACTCAAGTCAAAGAAGTG GTCAAAGAAGTTCCAGTCGTTCATAGAGAGCTGTCTGGTGAAGAGCCACGGCCAGAGACCCAGCACGGAGCAGCTGCTCAAGCACCCGTTCATCAGGGACCTGCCCAACGAGCGGCAGGTCCGCATCCAGCTGAAGGACCACATCGACCGCACCAAGAAGAAGAGGGGCGAGAGGG ATGAGACAGAGTACGAGTACAGTGgcagtgaagaggaggacgaagaaAGAGACATGGGTGAACCCAG ctccatcaTCAACGGCCCCGGGGAGTCCACCCTGAGGCGGGACTTCCTGCGCCTCCAGCTGGCCAACAAGGAGCGCTCGGAGGcgcagcggcggcagcagatggagcagcagcagaacgaGGAGCACAAGCGCTTACTGTTGGTCGAGAGACAGAAACGCATcgaggagcagaaggagcagcggcggcggctggAGGAG cagcagcagcgagaaCGCGAGCTGAGGAAACAGCACGAGCGGGAACAGAGGAGGCGCTACGAGGAAATGGAGCAGCTccgcagagaggaggagaggaggcacgCGGAGAGAGAACAG GAGTACAAGCGTAAGCAGATAGAGGAGCAGCGGCAGGCGGAGCGGCTCCAGAGGCAGCTCCATCAGGAGCGAGCCTACTtggtgtctctgcagcagcagcagcagcagcagcagcaggagggaagGCAAGCAGAGAAGAAACCGCTCTACCACTACAAAGATGTCATCAATCCTGCAGACAAGCCTGCCTGGGCTAAAGAG GTGGAGGAGCGATCTAAGCTGAACCGACAGAGCTCGCCAGCACTGCAGCACAAAGTGTCCAACCGCATCTCcgacccctccctccctccccgctCCGAGTCCTTCAGCAGCGGGGGCATGCAGCCCGCCCGCACCCCACCCATCCACCGCTCCGTCGAaccacag ATGGCTCACCTGGTTCCAGTGAAGACCCACTCCAGCTCCATGTCCGGCTCTCAGTCTCTGCAGGAACAGACGGGTTCGGTTCTGAGCGAGGGCGTCAGCGTGGGGTCCCCCAGGCCCGAGATGCCCCGGCAGAACTCGGACCCCACCTCCGACACCCCGGGACCACAGCTGCGCATCGCCGGCAGGGACGAACGCGATCGGGAACGAGACAGAGACCGGGATCGAGAGCGGGACAGGACTGCGTggctgagagaggaggacatgCCGCCAAAG gtccCCCAGAGAACCACTTCCATCTCCCCAGCCCTGGTCAGGAAGAACTCCCCGAACGGAGGAGTGGGTCTGGGCCCTCGCACAGGTTCTCAGCTCATACGGGCCAG TAACCCAGACCTGCGGCGCTCTGAGCTCTCTCTGGACGCCATGCTGCAAAGAACCTCCTCCAACtcgtcgtcttcctcctccccttcatcTCAGGGAGGCTCAGCCGAGAGGAGAG GTCAAACCAAGCAGGAAGGATCCCCTCCAGGAGCCAATCAGGAGGCGAAGTCCAAACAGGAGGAGGGCCGCGAATCAGCCAGACCCAGCAGACCTGCA AGCTATAAGAAAGCCATAGATGAG GAGGAGCTG GACCTGAGTGCATTGGCAAAGGAGCTCAGAGAGCTGAGGGTGGAGGAGGGCAGCAGACCTCCAGTCAAG GTGACGGACTACTCGTCTTCGAGTGATGATTCAGACAGCAGCGATGACGACGGGCAGACAGTGGGGCATGATGGGACAGTGGCTGTTAGCGACATCCCCCGCATCAT gcCACCGGTGCAGAGTAGTGGTGAGTCGTATGGAGGGCTGACAGAGGACTCTCTGGGAGATGCCTATAATAGCTCCAAGGACGGCACTCTAGTGATGAGAGAG gccgaggagaggagacgaggcgGCCACACTGAGAGCAACGGGTTTGGGAATCACAGTAACCATGGTAACCTGCCTGACCTTGTCCAGCAGAGCAACTCTCCGTCAGCCACGCCCACCTCCGCCCTGCAGGAGCTGAGCGACATGGCCGAG tttggtGTGGGCGGGTCCAAAGCCTCTTTTACCCCATTCGTCGATCCTCGTGTCTATCAAACATCCCCAAGCGACAATGACGATGAGAACTCAGCGACAG CCATGTTTGAAAACGAGCTGATGAGGCAGGAGCAGGCTCGACTAAACGAAGCCAGAAAGATCTCCGTGGTCAACGTCAACCCCACAAATATCAGGCCGCACAGCGACACGCCTGAGATCCGCAAATACAAGAAGCGCTTCAACTCTGAGATCCTGTGTGCTGCGCTCTGGG gtgtgaacCTGCTGGTGGGGACAGAGAATGGTCTGATGCTGCTTGACCGCAGCGGGCAGGGCAAAGTCTATAACCTCATCACCAGACGGCGCTTCCTGCAGATGGATGTGTTGGAAGGGCTCAACGTGCTGGTCACCATATCTG GGAAAAAGAATAAGTTGCGTGTCTACTACTTGTCCTGGCTGAGGAACCGAATATTACACAACGACCCTGAGGTAGAAAAGAAGCAGGGTTGGATTACAGTCGGCGAGCTGGAGGGCTGTGTGCATTATAAAGTTG TAAAATATGAGAGGATAAAGTTCCTGGTGATCGCTCTGAAGAACTCAGTGGAAATCTACGCCTGGGCTCCCAAACCCTACCACAAGTTCATGGCCTTCAAG TCATTCACCGAGCTGCAGCACCGTCCCCAGCTTGTTGACCTGACGGTGGAGGAAGGCcagaggttaaaggtcatcTATGGCTCCAGCGTGGGCTTCCATGTCATCGACGTGGACTCGGGCAACCCGTACGACATCTACATCCCCTCACAT tgtgcCAAACGAACGAAG ATCCAGAGCCAGGTGACGCCCCACGCCATCGTGGTGCTGCCCAAAACGGATGGAATGGAGATGCTGCTGTGTTACGAGGACGAGGGCGTGTACGTCAACACCTACGGTCGCATCACCAAGGACGTGGTGCTTCAGTGGGGAGAGATGCCTACCTCTGTTG cctaTATCCATTCTAATCAGATCATGGGCTGGGGGGAGAAAGCCATAGAGATCCGCTCCGTGGAGACGGGTCACCTGGATGGAGTCTTTATGCACAAGAGAGCCCAGAGACTCAAGTTCCTCTGTGAGCGGAATGACAAG GTGTTCTTTGCATCGGTGCGTTCGGGAGGCAGCAGCCAAGTCTTCTTCATGACCCTCAACAGAAGCTCCATGATGAACTGGTGA
- the tnika gene encoding TRAF2 and NCK interacting kinase a isoform X11 yields MASDSPARSLDEIDLSALRDPAGIFELVELVGNGTYGQVYKGRHVKTGQLAAIKVMDVTGDEEEEIKAEINMLKKYSHHRNIATYYGAFIKKNPPGVDDQLWLVMEFCGAGSVTDLIKNTKGNSLKEEWTAYICREILRGLTHLHQHKVIHRDIKGQNVLLTENAEVKLVDFGVSAQLDRTVGRRNTFIGTPYWMAPEVIACDENPEATYDFKSDLWSLGITAIEMAEGAPPLCDMHPMRALFLIPRNPAPRLKSKKWSKKFQSFIESCLVKSHGQRPSTEQLLKHPFIRDLPNERQVRIQLKDHIDRTKKKRGERDETEYEYSGSEEEDEERDMGEPSSIINGPGESTLRRDFLRLQLANKERSEAQRRQQMEQQQNEEHKRLLLVERQKRIEEQKEQRRRLEEQQQRERELRKQHEREQRRRYEEMEQLRREEERRHAEREQEYIRRQLEEEQRQLEILQQQLLQEQALLMEYKRKQIEEQRQAERLQRQLHQERAYLVSLQQQQQQQQQEGRQAEKKPLYHYKDVINPADKPAWAKEMAHLVPVKTHSSSMSGSQSLQEQTGSVLSEGVSVGSPRPEMPRQNSDPTSDTPGPQLRIAGRDERDRERDRDRDRERDRTAWLREEDMPPKVPQRTTSISPALVRKNSPNGGVGLGPRTGSQLIRASNPDLRRSELSLDAMLQRTSSNSSSSSSPSSQGGSAERRGQTKQEGSPPGANQEAKSKQEEGRESARPSRPASYKKAIDEEELDLSALAKELRELRVEEGSRPPVKVTDYSSSSDDSDSSDDDGQTVGHDGTVAVSDIPRIMPPVQSSGESYGGLTEDSLGDAYNSSKDGTLVMREAEERRRGGHTESNGFGNHSNHGNLPDLVQQSNSPSATPTSALQELSDMAEFGVGGSKASFTPFVDPRVYQTSPSDNDDENSATAMFENELMRQEQARLNEARKISVVNVNPTNIRPHSDTPEIRKYKKRFNSEILCAALWGVNLLVGTENGLMLLDRSGQGKVYNLITRRRFLQMDVLEGLNVLVTISGKKNKLRVYYLSWLRNRILHNDPEVEKKQGWITVGELEGCVHYKVVKYERIKFLVIALKNSVEIYAWAPKPYHKFMAFKSFTELQHRPQLVDLTVEEGQRLKVIYGSSVGFHVIDVDSGNPYDIYIPSHCAKRTKIQSQVTPHAIVVLPKTDGMEMLLCYEDEGVYVNTYGRITKDVVLQWGEMPTSVAYIHSNQIMGWGEKAIEIRSVETGHLDGVFMHKRAQRLKFLCERNDKVFFASVRSGGSSQVFFMTLNRSSMMNW; encoded by the exons gGTCGCCATGTTAAGACCGGGCAGCTGGCAGCCATCAAGGTCATGGATGTCACCGGG gatgaggaagaggagattaAAGCGGAAATCAACATGCTGAAGAAATACAGTCACCATCGGAACATTGCCACCTACTATGGAGCGTTCATCAAGAAGAACCCTCCCGGCGTCGATGACCAGCTTTGG CTGGTCATGGAGTTCTGTGGAGCCGGATCCGTGACGGACCTGATCAAGAACACCAAGGGGAATTCTCTGAAAGAGGAGTGGACCGCTTACATCTGCAGAGAGATTCTCAGG GGTCTGACTCATCTCCACCAGCACAAGGTCATCCACCGAGACATCAAGGGGCAGAACGTCCTGCTGACGGAGAACGCAGAGGTCAAACTGG TGGACTTTGGTGTTTCGGCCCAGCTGGACAGGACGGTAGGTCGGAGAAACACATTTATCGGGACCCCGTATTGGATGGCGCCGGAGGTCATCGCTTGCGACGAGAACCCTGAAGCCACGTACGACTTCAAG AGTGATTTATGGTCCCTGGGAATCACGGCAATCGAGATGGCTGAGGGAGCACCAC CGCTGTGCGACATGCACCCAATGAGAGCCCTCTTCCTCATCCCACGCAACCCTGCGCCCAGACTCAAGTCAAAGAAGTG GTCAAAGAAGTTCCAGTCGTTCATAGAGAGCTGTCTGGTGAAGAGCCACGGCCAGAGACCCAGCACGGAGCAGCTGCTCAAGCACCCGTTCATCAGGGACCTGCCCAACGAGCGGCAGGTCCGCATCCAGCTGAAGGACCACATCGACCGCACCAAGAAGAAGAGGGGCGAGAGGG ATGAGACAGAGTACGAGTACAGTGgcagtgaagaggaggacgaagaaAGAGACATGGGTGAACCCAG ctccatcaTCAACGGCCCCGGGGAGTCCACCCTGAGGCGGGACTTCCTGCGCCTCCAGCTGGCCAACAAGGAGCGCTCGGAGGcgcagcggcggcagcagatggagcagcagcagaacgaGGAGCACAAGCGCTTACTGTTGGTCGAGAGACAGAAACGCATcgaggagcagaaggagcagcggcggcggctggAGGAG cagcagcagcgagaaCGCGAGCTGAGGAAACAGCACGAGCGGGAACAGAGGAGGCGCTACGAGGAAATGGAGCAGCTccgcagagaggaggagaggaggcacgCGGAGAGAGAACAG GAGTATATCCGTAGACAgctggaagaggagcagaggcagTTAGAgattctccagcagcagctacTGCAGGAACAGGCGTTACTCATG GAGTACAAGCGTAAGCAGATAGAGGAGCAGCGGCAGGCGGAGCGGCTCCAGAGGCAGCTCCATCAGGAGCGAGCCTACTtggtgtctctgcagcagcagcagcagcagcagcagcaggagggaagGCAAGCAGAGAAGAAACCGCTCTACCACTACAAAGATGTCATCAATCCTGCAGACAAGCCTGCCTGGGCTAAAGAG ATGGCTCACCTGGTTCCAGTGAAGACCCACTCCAGCTCCATGTCCGGCTCTCAGTCTCTGCAGGAACAGACGGGTTCGGTTCTGAGCGAGGGCGTCAGCGTGGGGTCCCCCAGGCCCGAGATGCCCCGGCAGAACTCGGACCCCACCTCCGACACCCCGGGACCACAGCTGCGCATCGCCGGCAGGGACGAACGCGATCGGGAACGAGACAGAGACCGGGATCGAGAGCGGGACAGGACTGCGTggctgagagaggaggacatgCCGCCAAAG gtccCCCAGAGAACCACTTCCATCTCCCCAGCCCTGGTCAGGAAGAACTCCCCGAACGGAGGAGTGGGTCTGGGCCCTCGCACAGGTTCTCAGCTCATACGGGCCAG TAACCCAGACCTGCGGCGCTCTGAGCTCTCTCTGGACGCCATGCTGCAAAGAACCTCCTCCAACtcgtcgtcttcctcctccccttcatcTCAGGGAGGCTCAGCCGAGAGGAGAG GTCAAACCAAGCAGGAAGGATCCCCTCCAGGAGCCAATCAGGAGGCGAAGTCCAAACAGGAGGAGGGCCGCGAATCAGCCAGACCCAGCAGACCTGCA AGCTATAAGAAAGCCATAGATGAG GAGGAGCTG GACCTGAGTGCATTGGCAAAGGAGCTCAGAGAGCTGAGGGTGGAGGAGGGCAGCAGACCTCCAGTCAAG GTGACGGACTACTCGTCTTCGAGTGATGATTCAGACAGCAGCGATGACGACGGGCAGACAGTGGGGCATGATGGGACAGTGGCTGTTAGCGACATCCCCCGCATCAT gcCACCGGTGCAGAGTAGTGGTGAGTCGTATGGAGGGCTGACAGAGGACTCTCTGGGAGATGCCTATAATAGCTCCAAGGACGGCACTCTAGTGATGAGAGAG gccgaggagaggagacgaggcgGCCACACTGAGAGCAACGGGTTTGGGAATCACAGTAACCATGGTAACCTGCCTGACCTTGTCCAGCAGAGCAACTCTCCGTCAGCCACGCCCACCTCCGCCCTGCAGGAGCTGAGCGACATGGCCGAG tttggtGTGGGCGGGTCCAAAGCCTCTTTTACCCCATTCGTCGATCCTCGTGTCTATCAAACATCCCCAAGCGACAATGACGATGAGAACTCAGCGACAG CCATGTTTGAAAACGAGCTGATGAGGCAGGAGCAGGCTCGACTAAACGAAGCCAGAAAGATCTCCGTGGTCAACGTCAACCCCACAAATATCAGGCCGCACAGCGACACGCCTGAGATCCGCAAATACAAGAAGCGCTTCAACTCTGAGATCCTGTGTGCTGCGCTCTGGG gtgtgaacCTGCTGGTGGGGACAGAGAATGGTCTGATGCTGCTTGACCGCAGCGGGCAGGGCAAAGTCTATAACCTCATCACCAGACGGCGCTTCCTGCAGATGGATGTGTTGGAAGGGCTCAACGTGCTGGTCACCATATCTG GGAAAAAGAATAAGTTGCGTGTCTACTACTTGTCCTGGCTGAGGAACCGAATATTACACAACGACCCTGAGGTAGAAAAGAAGCAGGGTTGGATTACAGTCGGCGAGCTGGAGGGCTGTGTGCATTATAAAGTTG TAAAATATGAGAGGATAAAGTTCCTGGTGATCGCTCTGAAGAACTCAGTGGAAATCTACGCCTGGGCTCCCAAACCCTACCACAAGTTCATGGCCTTCAAG TCATTCACCGAGCTGCAGCACCGTCCCCAGCTTGTTGACCTGACGGTGGAGGAAGGCcagaggttaaaggtcatcTATGGCTCCAGCGTGGGCTTCCATGTCATCGACGTGGACTCGGGCAACCCGTACGACATCTACATCCCCTCACAT tgtgcCAAACGAACGAAG ATCCAGAGCCAGGTGACGCCCCACGCCATCGTGGTGCTGCCCAAAACGGATGGAATGGAGATGCTGCTGTGTTACGAGGACGAGGGCGTGTACGTCAACACCTACGGTCGCATCACCAAGGACGTGGTGCTTCAGTGGGGAGAGATGCCTACCTCTGTTG cctaTATCCATTCTAATCAGATCATGGGCTGGGGGGAGAAAGCCATAGAGATCCGCTCCGTGGAGACGGGTCACCTGGATGGAGTCTTTATGCACAAGAGAGCCCAGAGACTCAAGTTCCTCTGTGAGCGGAATGACAAG GTGTTCTTTGCATCGGTGCGTTCGGGAGGCAGCAGCCAAGTCTTCTTCATGACCCTCAACAGAAGCTCCATGATGAACTGGTGA